CGAGGAGCTGATGGACCTGGAGCACGCGCGGCTGGTGCTCCGCGGCGAGCACGGCCTGGCGGTCGACCGCGGCCGGGTCGTCCGCGAGGCGATCTCCGTGGTGCTGGCCGACCTCGAACAGCGCGGCGAGGCCAGCATCCTGGTCCGGCGGCTGCGCGGCCGCTGAGGGGCCGCTGAGCGGCCTCCTGGGCCCCGCAGGCGTGTCGCGGGCCCCCGGGCCCCCGCCACGGCCCGCACCGGGTGAAGATGGTCGGGTCATGACGAGCCCGAGCCCGCCGCCGGTGCCCGCCGCCCCCGCCCCCGGACAGGGCACCCCCGAGGTGCCCGCGGCCCCGGGCGAGCAGCGCGGCGGATTCATGGTGCGGCTGGACAACTTCGAGGGCCCGTTCGACCTGCTGCTCGGCCTCATCGCCAAGCACCGCATGGACGTCACCGAGGTCGCCCTCTCCCGGGTCACCGACGAGTTCGTGGCGCACATCCGGGCCATGGGCCCCGACTGGGACCTCGATGCCGCCACCGAGTTCCTGGTGGTCGCCGCCACGCTGCTCGACCTCAAGGCGGCCCGGCTGCTGCCCGCCGCCGAGGTCGAGGACGAGGAGGACCTCGCCCTGCTGGAGGCCCGCGACCTGCTCTTCGCCCGCCTTCTCCAGTACCGGGCCTACAAGCAGGCCGCCGCGCTGTTCGCCCAGCGCTGGGCCGCCGAGGAGCGGCAGCGGCCGCGCACCGCCGGCCTGGAGCCGCAGCACGCCCTGCTGCTGCCCGAGGTGGTCATCACGATCGGTCCGGAGGGTTTCGCCGCGCTGGCCGCCCGCGCCATGACGCCCAAGCCCCGGCCGGTGGTCTACGTCGACCACATCCACACCCCGCCGGTCAGCGTCCGCGAGCAGGCCGAGGTGGTCGTCGACCGGCTCACCGCGCTGGGCAGCGCCACGTTCGGCAGGCTGGTGGAGGACGCCGAGAACACCCTCGTCGTGGTCGCCCGCTTCCTGGCGCTGCTGGAGCTGTACCGGGAGAAGGTGCTCGGCTTCGACCAGCCGGAGGCCCTCGGCGAACTGCTGGTGCACTGGGTGGCCGAGGCCGACCGCAGGGTCGAGGTCACCGACGAGTTCGACCGGCCGCCCGGCGAGGACGCCGACGACGGCCCCGGCACCGGCGCCCCCGGCGAGGACGGAGAACCGCAGTGAGCAGCGAGCACAGGCCCGCCAGGCGCACCCTGGGCGTGCCCGGCCAGTCCCGGCCCGACGAGTGGCTGGAGTCCGCGTACGGCCCCGAGGAGGGCGCGTACGGCCCGGAGGAGGCGCTGCACGGCCCCGGGGAGGCGGCGCCCGCCCGGGTGCCCGCCCCGGCCACCGGCACCTCCGAGCCCGAGCCGATGCCCGACCCGGCGCCGATTCCCGAGCCGGAACCGGAACCGGAGCCCGTGCCGGACTCCCCGGACGAGCCCGAGGTGCCGCTGCGCGCCGCACTGGAGGCCATTCTCATGGTGGTGGAGGAGCCGGCCGCCGAGTCCCACCTCGCGGACGTCCTGGACCGCCCGCGGGCGGTGGTGGCCGCCGCGCTGCGCGAGCTCTCCGCCGAGTACACCGCGCAGGGCCGCGGCTTCGACCTGCGGATGGTCGCCGGTGGCTGGCGTTTCTACAGCCGGGCCGACTGCGCGGGCGCCGTCGACCGCTTCGTCCTGGACGGCCGGCAGGCCCGGCTGACCCAGGCCGCGCTGGAGACATTGGCGGTCGTCGCCTACCGTCAGCCGGTGTCGCGCAGCCGGGTCTCCGCGGTACGCGGTGTGAACTGTGACGGCGTGATGCGTACCCTGGTACAGCGAGGACTGGTGGAAGAGACCGGATCCGAGCCCGAGACAGGGGCGATCCTGTACCGGACGACGAACTACTTCCTGGAACGGATGGGGCTGCGCGGCCTGGCGGAGCTGCCGGAGCTGGCGCCCTTCCTGCCCGAGGTCGACGACGTGGAAGCGGAGTCCCTCGAAGGCACGATGATCGCGGAGGCGGTCGCCGCCGCACAGGAGGCGCTCACCTAGACGGAAACGACGTACGGACGACTTTGATGCGTAGCAGTGGCAACGGCAGGAACAGCGGCGGCCAGGGCCGTGGTGGACAGGGCGGGGGCCGGAGCGGCGGTTCGTCGTACGGCGGTGGCGGCCAGGGCGGCGGCCGTGGCGGCTCGTCCTCCGGGGGCGGCTCGTACGGTGGCGGCCGCGGTGGCTCGTCCTCCGGGGGCGGCTCGTACGGTGGCGGCCGCGGTGGCTCGTCCTCCGGCGGCCGTGGCGGCTCCGCGCCGCGCGGCGGCGACCGCCGTGACGACCGCCGTGACGACCGGCAGTACCCGGACCGCCCGCTGCGGCCGGAGGAGCGCCGGTACGACCGCCCCGAGTTCGGTGGCGGCCCCAACGCGACGCCGTCCCGCGGCGGCTACGCCGGGCGCCGTCCGGCGCCCGCGCCCAAGCCGCGCCGTGAGGGCCAGGGCGCCCCGGGCGACCCGCGCCGTCAGCCGCAGCGCTCCCGCGAGCTGCAGGCCCGCATCGAGGACGCCGTGCTCGCCCGGCACGACAAGCCGGCGGTGAAGACCCCGAAGACCTTCGGCGAGCCCGAGGGCGAGCGCCTGCAGAAGGTGCTGGCCCGGGCCGGCATCGGCAGCCGCCGGGCCTGCGAGGAGCTCAT
The Kitasatospora paranensis genome window above contains:
- the scpB gene encoding SMC-Scp complex subunit ScpB, giving the protein MPDPAPIPEPEPEPEPVPDSPDEPEVPLRAALEAILMVVEEPAAESHLADVLDRPRAVVAAALRELSAEYTAQGRGFDLRMVAGGWRFYSRADCAGAVDRFVLDGRQARLTQAALETLAVVAYRQPVSRSRVSAVRGVNCDGVMRTLVQRGLVEETGSEPETGAILYRTTNYFLERMGLRGLAELPELAPFLPEVDDVEAESLEGTMIAEAVAAAQEALT
- a CDS encoding segregation and condensation protein A; translation: MTSPSPPPVPAAPAPGQGTPEVPAAPGEQRGGFMVRLDNFEGPFDLLLGLIAKHRMDVTEVALSRVTDEFVAHIRAMGPDWDLDAATEFLVVAATLLDLKAARLLPAAEVEDEEDLALLEARDLLFARLLQYRAYKQAAALFAQRWAAEERQRPRTAGLEPQHALLLPEVVITIGPEGFAALAARAMTPKPRPVVYVDHIHTPPVSVREQAEVVVDRLTALGSATFGRLVEDAENTLVVVARFLALLELYREKVLGFDQPEALGELLVHWVAEADRRVEVTDEFDRPPGEDADDGPGTGAPGEDGEPQ